Proteins co-encoded in one Nicotiana sylvestris chromosome 7, ASM39365v2, whole genome shotgun sequence genomic window:
- the LOC138873968 gene encoding serine/threonine-protein phosphatase 7 long form homolog, with protein MQALRPRRPDDLWEFIVEHPFHARVVARLQATGFYTIFELGRMQLDWSLITALVERWRPETHTFHLPTGEATIALEDVQVVYGLRVDGWVMALPQYIRSMMRAQFLDMMGHFTGYRPQGDAGGSRVALSAIRDHMVVLHPDITGETEDLQIKR; from the coding sequence ATGCAGGCTCTCCGCCCCAGGAGACCTGACGATTTGTGGGAGTTCATCGTGGAGCATCCTTTCCATGCCCGCGTAGTCGCGCGCCTACAGGCTACGGGTTTCTATACGATTTTTGAGCTTGGACGGATGcagcttgattggtctctcatcacggccttggtagagcggtggcgaccggagacgcacacctTTCACTTGCCTACTGGAGAGGCCACCATCGCGCTGGAGGATGTTCAGGTTGTGTACGGGTTGCGCGTAGATGGATGGGTCATGGCATTGCCCCAGTACATTAGATCCATGATGCGTGCACAATTTTTGGATATGATGGGGCATTTTACTGGTTATAGACCTCAGGGTGACGCTGGGGGTAGTCGTGTTGCTTTGTCAGCCATCAGAGATCATATGGTTGTTTTGCACCCAGACATTACCGGTGAGACGGAGGATCTCCAAATTAAGAGGTAG